A genomic stretch from Candidatus Omnitrophota bacterium includes:
- a CDS encoding sulfide/dihydroorotate dehydrogenase-like FAD/NAD-binding protein, producing the protein MKITSREVLADSQGVSIVKLVIQSPAIAAKAKAGQFVVLMVKEEGERIPLTIVEADPGKGTVTLIVQEAGLTTKLLAGAKAGDSLYSIVGPLGHPTVIKNYGKAILVGGGVGIAEIYPVAKALKGAGNHVTVIIGSRAKGLLILERELKAAADDCIVMTDDGSYGRKGFVTEALKELLERSKYGLVYAVGPIPMMKAVSGVTRPFGVFTLASLNALMVDGTGMCGCCRVSVGGKVKFSCVDGPEFDAGQVDWQELSSRNSIYNEKEKHICRLRNAG; encoded by the coding sequence ATGAAGATAACAAGCAGGGAAGTCCTGGCAGACAGTCAAGGGGTAAGCATCGTAAAGCTCGTCATTCAATCGCCGGCTATCGCCGCGAAGGCAAAGGCAGGGCAATTCGTCGTTCTTATGGTGAAGGAAGAGGGAGAGAGGATACCCTTGACTATTGTAGAGGCAGACCCCGGGAAAGGCACCGTAACACTCATTGTGCAGGAAGCGGGGTTGACTACAAAGTTGTTGGCCGGGGCCAAGGCAGGGGATTCTCTCTATTCGATCGTGGGCCCGTTGGGGCATCCCACTGTGATCAAGAACTATGGGAAGGCCATCCTTGTCGGCGGCGGCGTGGGCATAGCCGAGATCTACCCTGTAGCTAAGGCGCTGAAAGGCGCCGGCAACCATGTGACGGTGATAATCGGTTCGCGCGCGAAAGGACTGTTGATCCTTGAGCGCGAGTTAAAGGCGGCCGCTGATGATTGCATTGTAATGACCGACGATGGCTCCTATGGCCGCAAAGGATTTGTGACAGAAGCGCTCAAAGAGCTCCTTGAGAGGTCAAAATATGGCCTGGTCTATGCCGTGGGCCCCATACCGATGATGAAGGCCGTTTCCGGGGTGACAAGGCCTTTTGGGGTCTTTACCTTGGCCTCGCTTAACGCTCTGATGGTTGACGGCACGGGCATGTGCGGCTGCTGCAGGGTGAGCGTGGGCGGGAAGGTCAAGTTCAGCTGCGTTGACGGGCCGGAGTTTGACGCCGGACAGGTTGATTGGCAGGAGTTATCAAGCCGCAACAGTATATATAACGAAAAAGAGAAACATATTTGCCGCCTTAGAAACGCGGGGTAA